A stretch of DNA from Danaus plexippus chromosome 31, MEX_DaPlex, whole genome shotgun sequence:
GTTGATGCAACactaaatttatcttatactaaacaaaaatacCCTCAAAATTACGTGCAATATTTTGTCActcaatttacattaattatctacatattagctgaataataataataataaacacgcttattttttaataattattatcattatgtGTATATCAttggatttaattaattaaaatttttattatgaatcatatttaattatacattatttgagGCTGTAAACGAAATGCAAGTCCATCATAAACGACGGCTGCGTGATTGGTCAGCAATCACGTCATACATAAAATCGACCAATCACAAGTCCTATTTTTCTAGTACAATTCCTTAATCCTTACAGCGCTGTGACTGGTCCGTTATGACGTCATATATGTAAGTTCTACTGTATAATGTCCAAAGAACTCACCTGATTGGTCCATCATGACGTCACTTGTTTGAACAACCAATCGGAGGTATCTTGCGATTTCCAACTATCATATCAACTCGCGAAAACCAAACAAATAAGTCCTTCATAGCGAGATGAAGCAACCGATCGTAGGCGAGATCACATCTGGTTTTTCATTAAACTAGCGCCGCGCCGTGATTGGTCCATTGTCACGTCATACACAAAATCGACCAATCACAAGCCAGATAAACATTCCTATGCCAACTACCCTCTAATCTTTTGTATAACATTACATCCAGTATATCTAGCTCTATAATaactatgttataattattttatttataggtttttttacatcttttttttaaatttttttttcttcaatagAATGCATACTATCTATCACAATTAAACATGATTTCCAGCGATCTCAAACATACGGACACACAGATATATCCATAGTATTTCATGTGTTAGTTAtcttcacatatatatatatatataatacatatgtacgcctgtcttatatatatgagaCCGCTATAAAGGCATAATGTTGATAACCcttcaaattatttagtatttactatataaatgtattatatatatatattatttatttagcagAGTTCTTCCTTTGAACCGGTTTGTCTGTTTTGACCTTTGGTTTCTCTTTCAGCGGTTTCTTATCCTTATCGGCTAGTTTCACTGGTTTCTCAGATTTCGGTTTCTCCGCTGGTTTCTCAGATTTCGGTTTCTCTGCTGGTTTGTCGGATTTGGGTTTGTCCTGCTCTGGTTTCTTAGGTTTGTTGGCTTTCGCCGCCGCCGCGTAGTTTATTGGTTTGAAACCGGTGTCCTCTGTTGCTGACTGTGGattagaaaaaatgttttattaaaatatttactaggaaaaataacataattatatgaatgggGTTCATAGACTATGATATGtattaaacttaacaaataggttttatatataaatatatatatatatatatatatatatgattatgaaCTCTCCAGTTACTTTCTGTTTCCTTACTATGAGTCTTCATTGTAGTACTAAACCAACACCCGGGATTTACACTCGCGTACGAGTCGCGAGACGAGGCACGAGCGGAAGCACGAGGTGAGATTGTAAATTGCCGTTCTTATTACGAGTGTATTGAGACTGGAATCGTTTGTGATTTATACTTTTGAGCGACTTTTTAAACTGTCACCTTGTGCTCCGGCTCGTGCCTCGTCTCGCGACTCGTACGCGAGTGTAAATCCCGGAACAGTTCCCACGTTTTCACTCACACAACTGATACTGTCATGTGTGATGTATAAATAAGACTCTAAACTGTCGGTATTTAGTATTCACAATTCAAACTGATAGTaagatttaagtaaaatactatatataataccttTACATCAGCTAAGTTCTCCTCTGCCCGTTCATTCTTAGCCGTTCTCTTGACAGCGACCTTTGTGTCAGATTTAGATACATTTTTCGTTTTCGACTTCACTTCCGGTTTTGATTTCTTCTCTTCCGTAACTTCCGGTGGATTATCTGGTTGCGCGTCTGCCGGTTGCTGTTGCTTCGCTTCTGGGAATTAATTCGTTTTGGTTAGTTTGATTTGAATAACACAATGaggtctaagattttcgcgagttttctattaaataaaaactaatattttgtcggatttactacgcgtttataattatttttatcagctATGACAGATAACAAGACTGACCGACAGACATTCATCTcgtgtccgtgatcacggctgctgcgagttaaccgaaacgtcggagtGTGTGGTTAATATGACAACAAAAACAAGTAGTAAaggagaaaaatattagttttattttacaagtgttttatgtcattttaaatagctccataaaaatcttttccaAGCCaatatgaatttgtaatataaaatgcatgacatttaaattagtttagttTCCACTGCACTGATGTCCCAGAGGTTGCGGGTTTGAATCCCGGTTATTAAAATCAGgactaaaatgtttaaataatttatatatatatatatatgagtgtgtaccttctttattttctataacattaTCCACTACAGCCTCAACTTCTTCAACTTTTTCTTCTTCTGTTTTATCTTCTTGTCTTAATTCTGgattttcttgtttttcttCTGTAAAAACAAGTATTTGGTAAGTTTccaaactaatatatatatataatattgaatgtcccttttaatataaactaaattgcAAGAAGGAATCCAGCATTAGTCATatctaaaactaatttttcattaattatcacTAAAATGGGgggttatattatatatatacctgtTTGTGTGTTGGTCTGTGATATCCTACTGGGCACAAACTCAGCGGCCAGTGGGTTCAGTGTGGACCTGGAGATCGTCTCCTCCAGGGACAGGTTACACGAACCACTACTTGttctgtaattaatatatacataggaaattaactaacataaaaaatgtattaattgggtaaataaaaataaataatataaataaaattggagttatccttaaattgttaaaactaaaactttGCTACCAAACCCTtatgatatgataataatGAGTCTAGACTTTGTAACTTATGATATGATAATAACGAGTCCAGACTTTGTAACTTATGATCTGATAATAACGAGTCTGGACTTTGTAACTTATGATCTGATAATAACGAGTCCAGACTTTGTAACTTATGATCTGATAATAACGAGTCCAGACTTTGTAACTTATGATCTGATAATAACGAGTCTGGACTTTGTAACTTATGGTCTGATAATAACGAGTCTGGACTTTGTAACTTATGGTCTGATAATAACGAGTCTAGAATTTGTAACTTATGATATGATAATAACGAGTCTGGACTTTGTAACTTATGGTTTGAAAATAACGAGTCTAgaatttataacttatgaTATGATAATAACGAGTCTAGACTTTGTATCTTATGATATGATGATAACGAGTCTAGACTTTGCAACTTATGATATGATAATAACGAGTCTAGAATTTGTAACTTATGGTCTGATAATAACGAGTCTAGAATTTGTAACTTATGATCTGATAATAACGAGTCTGGACTTTGTAACTTATGGTCTGATAATAACGAGTCTAGAATTTGTAACTTATGATATGATAAAAACAAGTCTAGGCTTTGTAACTTATGATCTGATAATAACGAGTCTAGACTTTATAATCAGACAGCTGTTTCATATAATGATTAGTGACATACGTTGCACAGTGTCCGTTGGAGACAGTTCTATGCCGTTCTCTCTGTTCGTCTTCTAACATAGCTTCTATACATTGCTCCATAAGTGCCTCTTCTTCCAACTGCTGCATAACCTGGAAAATTCATAATACAGGTGAACTTACTATTACCATGATAGATATCGGGTTGCTGCAAAGCAACCGATACGCCGGGAGTGTGAAGTTGTTTAAGACATGACAAAATAATGcctagtaatccgaaaatatgtATCACATTTACACCGGAACGTACCGGAACATGAGTCAGGGTACAACAGCTTTAGCTTGAactgatatgatatgatattttattagaattccACTTAAAGCtgataaagattattttaaatatgattgctaagttaaataaacaaatatacaaatggtatatatatatatatatatatatatataccattaGTGATAcctattaagaaattaaaatggcaTAAAATTATGTCTCCGTTGTATGGAAATCTTCGTAAACATCATTCATGTTGATTTGTACTAACTGTAGCAGTTTATGAGATATAGCCTGATGTCAGACATACATTCACTGACAGTGGAGTCTGAGACAGTCTTGTATCGCTTTTTGGGTACGGaaccacatatatatatatattacctgtTTATCGAACTCCTCCTCATTCTCCATCCACATATAGTCTTCAAAATTGTCAGGTACTGGAGGCGGCGCCGCGTACGGCGGGTAGTACGCGCCCGTCATCACGTAACCACCTGCATACAACATTGATATTGATGGTGGGTCAAATTTACCactattagaaaaatatttttcgtttgttttaaaGCGGGTAGTTTTAAATCgtattaattttcaagtaTTATGTTAGTGAACtaattcttttcttttaataattaagttagaAACTGATgataattgtaaaaatgtatcaggaggtatatatatatatattgttcaaCATTGAAATAACATAACTCTCTTGTAAGATATCATTTTGGTTGTTTACAAGAAAACGATATCTTTATTTACCATTTCTATCTTTTCTCGTTGGACATAATCAAAAAGTTTAgaatgcaattttttatttttataattaattaaagtacatAATAAGTAacgtaatcattatttatcatttttatcttgtCTCGTTGGACACGTCATTTGAGTGAACTCACCGGGTATATGTCGCGGTATGTGTACGGGGTAAACGGGTCGGGCTCCCGCGTCGCCGCTACCCACGACGCCGCCGCCGACCCCGCTGTCTATGATCACTCCATTTGGCTGGGCGGGTGATAATTATAagtgttacaaaaataatataactgacacatgttttattatatatatgtacaagttataatttgataaaatagaaattgtactaaattataaaaatttattaaggatagatatttcagtatatatatatatacacaacatacaagtttatatatatatatatatatatatataaatatatatatatatacatgtttggTGACTGTCCGTCCGTAGTAGGTGCTGGTCATACGTCCGTTgatatgatttctttaatatcatGCAACATACCTGCCACTGAGTGGTCTCATTGTTCCCGTAGTATGGATTTTCAGGTATTTTCATGCTTGTAATCAATGTAACTTTGCtatcatcaaataaaaacacttaaCGTACACTCGTTATTTTTATctcgataaatatatttattgatacttaattataatttcaggcACTATTTTCATAAGGATATTATATCGTGGTCTGTTACTGAGCATTTCGGTCTTAATTttctggaaaataaaaaaaatgttacgttAGTCATTTTACACGtcttttgataaaattctttggtttttgtctttaaatacgtaaaattttacaatattacgaCAGAATAATGTGATAAATGCTAATTGCGACTTGCACTAActtcattgttattaaaattcaagtgcttataaaattattaagatctTTTTTTTGACAGCATAGCTCTGACTACAGCTCAAAATAGATTTCCAAAAATACAGTGACCGAGATATGTTTTGAACTAATTTAGGTGATAGTttagttgtatataaatttgcaGTCGACGTAGCAACTACGCAAGCAAAATTTAAGAACTGGCGCACGTGTTACATGAAAAAATAGTCAACTATCAACTTACTCATAATACGCACTTATCATGCGCTTACAGTATATAATCAATCTTATAGTTTCTCCAAATATTATTGCGTTTTTCGTTgcacagttttttttttttgaattattgcCACTATAACCTATTTAAACACTTCCAAGCAAACTATTGTACTCCGTGGCATGAAATCGTAAATGGCGACTGGTCTGAACCGAGTGCGTGCTCGCATCGACAATAGACCAACTTCGTATCGTTGAAATGCCGGCCCTTTTTGTGTGTTTTGGAtctttgattaattttatttgaattctatTGAATTTATCCTAACTGAAAGATTCATACTCTTGTTAATTTAGTTAAAGCCAAAATTGTCAAAATGACggttaatattgttttctttatttgaataacttaaGGATTTTTGTTACCTTAATCTCAGAACATGTCGTTTTTAAACACAAGCAATGATACAAAcattatatgagaaaaaaatatttgccttttaattaatatttttcttatataattcattacaCTGTATGAATTAttcttgtaattattatattattgtttaatttattttttccagtTAAGTAAAGAAGTCTATGGTCATGTGTCATTGCACTGTCGTTTGTTGAAATTGAGATAGATGCGTAAAGTCAGCTTAtagatttatagaaaataaataaattatgatttataaataccaataattattatctcgTAACTTATAGcatcaaaaatatgataagcATAACTTAGATACGTAGAAATGTGGATGGAAACGGCTGATGGCATAGTTTTCTGGAATTCCAAACGAATTTACTAAGGTAGTGTTTTGCTATGTTTATTATACGATTTGTGttcaattattgtattttattttctcattattaagaaaaattcagAGAAATTGTAAGTGTTatgcttttttaatatctgtacTGCATAATCCATTGATAATTCCTATATCATTCTATCACAATTTCTGGttacacaaaatttttctCGGAACTTGTAGTTGTTACTTCACCAGCGCAAGATTCTATTTCTTATAACTAATATtcctaataaaacaaataacttggtgaaaaaatgatttttttttttaataattgcaagtctttatttatttttaatgccaaaatataaatgtattgaaacttttttgaaatattattttgccaTAAAcacatgtttataatttttttttttttacacatatatatttaatttttgatttagtaaaacataaaaatattacaaaatttcagATAACTGAAtaactgaaaattataaaatgaaacggAGAGGTGATTATGTGTGCAATTCCTGCAACCACTTGTTCACTAGGAAGAACAACCTCCAGACTCACATCCTAAATGGGAACTGCCAGtctaatgtatgtattatatgtgagAGGACATTTTCTAACTCGGCATTGTTACAAGCACATATGTCACGAGGCCACAACAAATTGGGGAAACCTCAGCCCGAGTGCGACTTGTGCGGACGGATATTCACAAGGAAACATAATCTTGTCTCTCACATGATAGTCGTACACTTGCAGGCGGGCAAACAAAACATAACTTGTAATTTGTGCGatcgtaaatttaatatcgagAGGAATTTGAAGAGGCACATGAAGCACAAGCACACAGTTGTAGATTATCCGACCTGTGATATATGTAAAAAGAACTTCAAAGACAAGGGATTGCTTGCATCTCATATAGAAACAGTGCATCTGGCAAATTTTTCAGTGGCAACCgagaattataaagaaaataaaagcgacaaattgttaaaaagttGGTCAGAAATACATAAGGACAAGTCCGTTTTTAAGTGTAATATATGCTCGAAAATATATCTATCAAGTCAAAGTCTGAAACGGCATACAAGAACTTTACACGGCGAAAAGAATTACTGTAAGTATTGTTCAAAATTCATCAAAGACGATATTGAGAagcatattaataattgtcacAAAAACAATgaggataaatatatatttaaatgtgaggTTTGTAATGCGATATTTGAATATGAGCACTCACTGAGAGGACATATCAGGGAAGAGCACAGTTTCCAACAGTTTTACGACCACTGCAAGAAATCTCTACTAAACATAACACCTTGGAAATTACCTAAGCGGGAAAATAATTGGCATACCTGTGAATTTTGTTGTAACACATTTTCAACGGCATACGATTTAAAAGATCACATGAAATCACATCACGACATTGAATACAGCTTGTCCACTTGCaacgtttgttttaataaattttacagcaAAGAAACCATGTTTGCGCATAAAAAGAACTGTTTCCCGCCAAAAAATGCGAACGCCTGCCGTCATTGTGACAAACTGTTCACTGACATATCGAGTTTGAATTTCCACGTGAGAATATTTCATCCGCAAGCTCAAATCGCTGAATCGAAATTATTATCGAACCGTGAGGATCTCGGATCCTTTAAATGTGATCACTGCGACAGGATATATTACAGCGACAGGTCTTTGAAACACcatgtgaaattaaaacacaGCAGCGACGAGGCCGCTGAATGTCAATACTGTGGAAAAAtatgcaataataaatattacctgGCATCCCACATAAAAATCGTTCACAATAACGACTACTGGGCCAAATGCGATTTCTGTGATAAACAATTCAAATCGAAAAGGAACATACGCCGGCACATTGAATACACACATTTAGGCATGCAGAGGTATAAGTGCATAGAGTGCGGAACTCTATTTAAAGAGAAAAGAAGTTTGAGGAAGCATGTTAGGATCAAACATCCAGATTCGACAGCGTTCCCACAGTGCCATATATGTAAAAAGCGTTTCGAATCAGCTAAATCctgtaaaatacatttaaagttaCTCCATTCCTTCAACATGAATACCCATCCTTGTGATTTATGTTCACTGTCTTTCGATTCCCTCGATGCTCTGAATATTCATTTATCGACCAAACATCTCGCTAaagatgaaatatataaatgcgAGGAGtgcaatttagtttttaaaggaCAAATAACATTCGACTGTCACAACGATAATTACCACGCGTGTGAAAGCAAAGAGAAGAACCTGCCGCGTTGTATAATATGCGCCAAAGATTTCAGAACTCGTAAGACTTTAAAGCGTCACATAAAACGATTCCACGAGGAGTTTAACGTGGAGGAACTGGCTACTTACGGTACAAAGAAACGTATGTTTAACGTAAATTGCACCgagtgtattaaaaattttaataatgatttttatttcatggtGTATTCAAAAATGAAGCATTTGAGCGATtcgtttattttcaaatgCGAATTGTGCTCTTATTCCTACAATTGTCTTGAATACGCGATCCAGAGGTATAAACAGAGCGTTGACGTGAAAGGGAAGTTGTATTTGAGCGAGTTGTGTACGACTGAAATGAGTGAAAATGATTCGGATAGCGGAAAACTTGCGCCTGAGAGCAATATTGATTCAAAAGATGATGtagaatataaacattttaatataaaaatcgagCCCAGCTCTCCATGATTCGTTTATTACCGGTTTTTGGATATACGTAACAATGTAATTATGCGAATTATCAGGTGTTTGTGAAAACACTActttgtttgatttattaattaaaattttttaccaacaaaaaaattattacaaaacacgTGGTTATAGAAGTAGTCGtttttaattgcaataattttatatgaaatgtatcTACATCTCgcttcatataaatttgtttgttttgacaTCTAGGTATAGtattataacaacataaaGAAACCGGATATCCATGGACGGAAATAAATACctaaaaatttctttctctaattatgaattttcaatacttagatacaatttttatacgttatatttatctgataacaatatgaaaactatatatgtaattgaaaaaaatttcgcatACTGCTAGTGATGTGAATTAGCGTTTTAAGATCACTCTAATCgatagtaattaatatctgTAGATCTTGACAATAAATATGTGTAGGGCACATCACTAGTTactctattattatttgaagaatCTATCTGATTTTCTACTAGAGAATAGTTGCCGATcttggtatatataattttattttcttcgatatttattataaaatttccttgCTTACGTAGCAatggtttattataaaaaccttttctTTTATTGCAATTTTCGTATGAATCtctcctattttttttatatacatttataacgaTTTAATTAAGACTGatccaaataattatatatattttttaagaaataacgtAACAGCAATCTagtttattgtatttctttatattaagtaaatataattctataaatattctaagaattgttttttttttatttcgtttcccAATAATACatctttatatagttttaagcaTTTTGTAgactaacataaaatttttcaaataccgtacctgattttatattttttttatttataatttactaccAATTTACTTACCTTTTGgcgtattattaattatttatattgtgcatcacaaaaaaattgatttgttGCATACATAGTTAAGGAGACTGCATTTCGTAAATACCAGACCTTTTATCTCTGTAGTGCAAAAAGccctttataatataaaagttaaatattctatataggTTTGCTTAGTGTCATACAAAAACTAGAGAAGGGATTgtcataaaatcttataataatatgtctcATAGTATATAATGTGTCCTTCAGTCCGTGTAGTTCCCGGGAACGCTTCATAACAGCTGTATTGTATTAAGTAACGCGACacgcgatagatggcgctgacggtTGGTGgacatatattgtattaaaattcaatcatATTATTTGCTTTATCTTAACACAATACTCAGGTCCAAACTGATGAAGTCGCGGGCAAGAGCCTTTATGAGACtgtaaaagaaataagtataaaacatGTCATTTAATGTATGAACAAGCATTAAATACactatatgtaaaaatacatatatttttctgtacatATATCGTTCTATTCTTAAAACTTAGCACTTCTTCTTCTGAAACTGGACTTAGTGTTCAGAGGTAGCTTCAACTGAACTACTTTTTTGCTGCCCGATGTTGTAACGGATGCTCCGGTCACTCGGACTTTCATGGATGCTGTGTTTGGAGTGATCTTAATAGATTCACAGAGACTGTTCAGGTcgaatttaagattatttatcattaGTATTATCACCATAGCATGACATAGTGACTTGTCTTTGTATGGGGCCGGGCGAGTCCGTTTACCATTGGTCGTGAGTAGGAAGTGGTCTAATACATGCTTGTTTAATGTAACCGAATGTGGGCAtattacaaaactttttttacttatttctttcatCATTGTTACATACAGCTGTAATAACGAATTGGCATATACAGCTAAAACTGTCATCTTTTgggataaattgtttttaacaatACTCTTGATGATCGGaatcaaattgttttcatagtCTTTGCCTTCCAGCTCAGAGCTTATTTTTTCGTACTGTTCCtcagttaatatattattgatgtcGTAAACGTCCTCCGCTTTATCGGCTTGCCGATTTATAATcggtatataaaaatcatctgAATCGGTCTTGTTGTATGACGATAAATCGACTTTGTCTTCAGTTATTTCCTGTGTCACATTTTGCATTTGCTCGGTAACAGTTTCGATGTTGACTTTCATTTTCTCGCGTTGttccattttttgtttttgtttctttgaaCCGAATTTCCTACTAAGTTCCAAGGTACTGGTTTCTAACGGAGCTGGCTCTGTGTTAGTTTTGAAGACTGGTTTCAGGTCTACATAGCTGGATTCGATCACGCGTACTTTACCGGTGCATTTATTTCTGGCTAATATCAAAGTTCTGCCAAGATCTTCTGTATCCTCCTCGCCAGCGTAGACTAAGCCGTCTAATGTAGTGGCTATAGTTTTGTTATGCTTTTCATCATTGTCGTATATAAAACACGGTTCGGTTGTGAAATTGTCGGTCGCGTAGCCATTTTGAAA
This window harbors:
- the LOC116778478 gene encoding zinc finger protein 808-like; this translates as MKRRGDYVCNSCNHLFTRKNNLQTHILNGNCQSNVCIICERTFSNSALLQAHMSRGHNKLGKPQPECDLCGRIFTRKHNLVSHMIVVHLQAGKQNITCNLCDRKFNIERNLKRHMKHKHTVVDYPTCDICKKNFKDKGLLASHIETVHLANFSVATENYKENKSDKLLKSWSEIHKDKSVFKCNICSKIYLSSQSLKRHTRTLHGEKNYCKYCSKFIKDDIEKHINNCHKNNEDKYIFKCEVCNAIFEYEHSLRGHIREEHSFQQFYDHCKKSLLNITPWKLPKRENNWHTCEFCCNTFSTAYDLKDHMKSHHDIEYSLSTCNVCFNKFYSKETMFAHKKNCFPPKNANACRHCDKLFTDISSLNFHVRIFHPQAQIAESKLLSNREDLGSFKCDHCDRIYYSDRSLKHHVKLKHSSDEAAECQYCGKICNNKYYLASHIKIVHNNDYWAKCDFCDKQFKSKRNIRRHIEYTHLGMQRYKCIECGTLFKEKRSLRKHVRIKHPDSTAFPQCHICKKRFESAKSCKIHLKLLHSFNMNTHPCDLCSLSFDSLDALNIHLSTKHLAKDEIYKCEECNLVFKGQITFDCHNDNYHACESKEKNLPRCIICAKDFRTRKTLKRHIKRFHEEFNVEELATYGTKKRMFNVNCTECIKNFNNDFYFMVYSKMKHLSDSFIFKCELCSYSYNCLEYAIQRYKQSVDVKGKLYLSELCTTEMSENDSDSGKLAPESNIDSKDDVEYKHFNIKIEPSSP
- the LOC116778483 gene encoding uncharacterized protein LOC116778483, with the protein product MKIPENPYYGNNETTQWQPNGVIIDSGVGGGVVGSGDAGARPVYPVHIPRHIPGGYVMTGAYYPPYAAPPPVPDNFEDYMWMENEEEFDKQVMQQLEEEALMEQCIEAMLEDEQRERHRTVSNGHCATTSSGSCNLSLEETISRSTLNPLAAEFVPSRISQTNTQTEEKQENPELRQEDKTEEEKVEEVEAVVDNVIENKEEAKQQQPADAQPDNPPEVTEEKKSKPEVKSKTKNVSKSDTKVAVKRTAKNERAEENLADVKSATEDTGFKPINYAAAAKANKPKKPEQDKPKSDKPAEKPKSEKPAEKPKSEKPVKLADKDKKPLKEKPKVKTDKPVQRKNSAK
- the LOC116778482 gene encoding DNA-directed RNA polymerase I subunit RPA49-like, with product MTQLHIEEVYPKSITNPVLINFQNGYATDNFTTEPCFIYDNDEKHNKTIATTLDGLVYAGEEDTEDLGRTLILARNKCTGKVRVIESSYVDLKPVFKTNTEPAPLETSTLELSRKFGSKKQKQKMEQREKMKVNIETVTEQMQNVTQEITEDKVDLSSYNKTDSDDFYIPIINRQADKAEDVYDINNILTEEQYEKISSELEGKDYENNLIPIIKSIVKNNLSQKMTVLAVYANSLLQLYVTMMKEISKKSFVICPHSVTLNKHVLDHFLLTTNGKRTRPAPYKDKSLCHAMVIILMINNLKFDLNSLCESIKITPNTASMKVRVTGASVTTSGSKKVVQLKLPLNTKSSFRRRSAKF